The following proteins come from a genomic window of Vallitaleaceae bacterium 9-2:
- a CDS encoding Gfo/Idh/MocA family oxidoreductase — MYKIGIIGCGKIAQVRHIPEYMANSNTELAGFYDLRQDRAQELATKFGVKAYDSYEAMLKDPSIDAVSVCSANHTHASITIEALRAGKHVLCEKPMAITLEECEEMVRVAKEEERFLMIGHNQRLTKAHRRARQLIEEGSIGDIISFRTTFGHKGPETWSIDPGKNIWFFDKDLARLGAVGDLGIHKTDVIQFLTGQKITEVMAKIVTLDKKDATGNLIGVDDNAISIYTMENGIVGTMTASWTYYGKEDNATVLYGTKGIMHIYDDPTYSITITTKEGENIYYEIDKIQTNDHQTASGVIDLFAQCLVTQESQENSGEQALAAMKAVFASVESSRTGKAVKIK, encoded by the coding sequence ATGTATAAAATAGGAATAATCGGTTGTGGAAAAATTGCGCAAGTAAGACATATACCAGAATACATGGCAAATTCAAATACAGAATTAGCAGGCTTTTATGATTTGAGACAAGATAGAGCACAAGAACTTGCAACAAAGTTTGGGGTAAAGGCATATGACAGTTATGAAGCTATGCTAAAAGACCCATCGATTGATGCTGTCAGTGTGTGTTCAGCTAACCACACTCATGCCAGTATAACGATCGAAGCGCTACGGGCAGGTAAACATGTGCTTTGTGAAAAACCGATGGCCATCACGTTGGAAGAATGTGAAGAAATGGTTCGCGTAGCCAAAGAAGAAGAGCGGTTTTTAATGATTGGACACAATCAACGCTTGACCAAGGCGCATCGAAGAGCAAGACAACTTATTGAGGAAGGTAGTATCGGCGATATTATCTCGTTTAGAACCACTTTTGGGCATAAAGGACCGGAGACTTGGAGTATCGATCCGGGTAAAAATATATGGTTTTTTGACAAAGACCTGGCACGTCTTGGAGCCGTAGGAGATCTAGGGATACATAAAACGGATGTTATTCAGTTTTTAACAGGGCAAAAAATTACAGAAGTGATGGCAAAGATTGTGACTCTAGATAAAAAAGATGCCACGGGAAATCTTATAGGTGTTGATGATAATGCCATCAGTATCTACACAATGGAAAACGGGATTGTAGGTACGATGACCGCCAGTTGGACATATTATGGCAAGGAAGATAATGCAACGGTCTTATATGGAACTAAAGGCATTATGCATATATATGATGACCCCACATATTCCATTACGATTACGACCAAAGAAGGTGAAAATATCTACTATGAGATTGATAAGATTCAGACCAATGACCACCAAACGGCATCCGGCGTCATTGATCTTTTTGCCCAATGTCTGGTGACACAAGAATCACAGGAAAATTCTGGAGAACAAGCGCTTGCAGCCATGAAAGCTGTTTTTGCAAGTGTGGAATCTTCTAGGACGGGAAAAGCGGTAAAGATAAAATAG
- a CDS encoding sugar phosphate isomerase/epimerase, producing the protein MKRIVAVNSNCYHGYSIEEAIDGISQAGFGYIELTATKGWTEHVFPSMSLSYLAKVKQRCQEKGVTPIALSGHCNLMDESRIPDFVDNMRLANYFGCQYIVSSIGEAHLDNDVVATDEETAKRLKELIPHLETYDLTLVLEVHGQEHGSGQKIKAIVDQIQSERIGINYDTANAIFFGNVNLMDDLDGCIDQIQYMHIKDKAGEVTEWNFPALGQGEIDFLTIKQKLEQAQNACPFSVEIEFTKAGPKDLQEINEAVATSYAYLKSIGLQI; encoded by the coding sequence ATGAAAAGAATTGTTGCAGTAAATTCAAATTGTTATCATGGATATTCTATAGAAGAAGCGATTGACGGTATAAGCCAAGCGGGGTTTGGTTATATTGAACTGACAGCTACAAAGGGCTGGACTGAACATGTTTTTCCGTCGATGAGCTTGTCCTACCTTGCAAAGGTAAAGCAAAGATGTCAAGAGAAAGGCGTGACGCCTATTGCTCTTAGTGGACATTGTAATTTGATGGATGAAAGTCGTATACCGGACTTTGTTGATAATATGCGATTGGCGAATTATTTTGGATGCCAATATATAGTGTCTTCAATCGGCGAGGCGCATTTAGATAATGATGTGGTGGCAACTGATGAGGAGACGGCTAAGCGGCTTAAGGAATTGATACCACACTTAGAGACTTATGATTTAACATTGGTTTTAGAAGTTCATGGACAAGAACATGGCAGTGGACAAAAGATAAAAGCGATTGTAGATCAAATACAATCTGAACGCATCGGTATTAACTATGATACGGCCAATGCCATCTTTTTTGGTAATGTCAACTTAATGGACGACCTGGATGGATGTATTGATCAGATTCAGTATATGCACATCAAGGACAAGGCAGGAGAAGTGACTGAGTGGAACTTTCCGGCACTTGGGCAAGGAGAGATTGATTTTTTAACCATTAAGCAAAAATTAGAACAAGCACAAAACGCATGTCCTTTTAGTGTAGAGATTGAATTTACAAAGGCAGGTCCAAAAGATTTGCAAGAGATTAATGAAGCAGTGGCAACTTCGTACGCGTATTTAAAATCTATTGGGTTGCAGATATAG
- a CDS encoding sugar ABC transporter ATP-binding protein: MKLEMQNIYKSFGANNVLKGVDISLSGGEICALLGENGAGKSTLMNILGGVINSDSGTILIDGKPIEFKNPVDSLEAGIAFIHQELNLVNDLAIFENMFIGRELKNKYGFLDAKTMIKKTKEIFEKIGLELNPEQMVRDLDTSYKQFIEIARALMMNASIIIMDEPTTSLTEHEIKRVFAMMNVLKSHGVGMVFISHKLKEVVEICNKYTVLRDGNMVATGEIKDVTTDDLAKHMVGHDVRTESLQRDKEIGNEVLRLERLTDATHFRDISLNLRQGEILGVTGLLGDGRSELFQAVFGDRPKYTGDIYIDNQQVKIDSTTKGLDLGIAYVPRNRKENGIIKDMNILENGSLVTLKRLQKRFFIDRKKQNTEFDVQKDSLKIKMEKKLDLITSLSGGNQQKIVLAKWLSSNPKILIMDNPTQGVDVGAKEEIYDIILKLAGQGVGIIVLSSEAQEIIRVCDRSLVMYHGAIVGEVSGEDMNEQKIMRLATGGK, translated from the coding sequence ATGAAATTAGAAATGCAAAATATATACAAATCATTTGGAGCAAACAATGTGTTAAAAGGTGTGGATATCTCTCTAAGTGGTGGTGAAATATGTGCATTGCTTGGAGAAAATGGTGCCGGAAAATCAACGCTCATGAATATTTTAGGCGGAGTCATTAACAGTGATTCAGGTACGATTCTCATCGACGGGAAGCCGATAGAATTTAAAAATCCTGTGGATTCTCTTGAAGCGGGAATTGCATTTATTCATCAGGAATTAAATCTTGTCAATGACCTAGCTATTTTTGAGAATATGTTTATCGGTCGAGAATTGAAAAACAAATATGGTTTTTTAGATGCAAAAACAATGATAAAAAAAACAAAGGAAATATTTGAAAAAATAGGACTGGAACTGAACCCTGAACAGATGGTTCGAGACTTAGATACCTCCTATAAACAATTCATAGAGATTGCAAGAGCACTAATGATGAATGCGTCGATTATCATCATGGATGAACCGACAACATCCTTAACGGAGCATGAAATCAAAAGGGTCTTTGCAATGATGAATGTATTAAAAAGTCATGGTGTTGGCATGGTTTTTATCTCACACAAATTAAAAGAAGTCGTTGAAATATGTAATAAGTATACTGTACTTAGAGATGGAAACATGGTTGCCACAGGAGAGATAAAAGATGTCACAACCGATGACTTGGCAAAGCATATGGTAGGGCATGATGTGCGAACGGAAAGCCTGCAGCGAGACAAGGAAATAGGTAATGAGGTTCTTAGGCTTGAGAGGCTTACTGATGCCACACATTTTCGGGATATATCCTTAAACTTAAGGCAAGGTGAGATACTAGGTGTAACCGGACTGCTGGGAGATGGACGAAGTGAGTTGTTTCAAGCTGTTTTTGGGGATCGACCTAAGTATACAGGAGACATCTATATCGATAATCAACAGGTGAAGATTGATTCAACAACAAAAGGTCTAGATCTTGGTATTGCATATGTGCCAAGAAACAGAAAAGAAAATGGCATCATAAAAGATATGAACATTTTGGAAAATGGTTCACTTGTTACATTAAAACGCTTGCAAAAACGCTTTTTTATTGATCGAAAAAAGCAAAATACTGAATTTGACGTACAAAAAGACAGTCTAAAAATCAAGATGGAGAAAAAATTGGATTTGATTACGAGTCTATCTGGAGGAAATCAGCAAAAGATTGTATTAGCAAAATGGTTATCGTCCAATCCTAAAATTTTGATTATGGACAATCCGACACAAGGCGTTGATGTAGGTGCTAAGGAAGAAATCTATGATATTATCTTAAAACTTGCAGGACAAGGTGTTGGGATTATTGTGCTTTCAAGTGAAGCGCAGGAGATTATCAGGGTTTGTGATCGAAGTCTTGTGATGTATCACGGTGCGATTGTAGGGGAAGTCTCTGGAGAAGATATGAATGAACAAAAGATTATGCGTCTAGCAACAGGTGGCAAATAG
- a CDS encoding ABC transporter permease, producing the protein MEKTKVKFNFITWFKKNWTESALFSTGVALFVMVILQTVALGFEFDSFGEWFATWANNWINILRNNAGVGIVALGMAFVIISGGIDLAVGSTMVAVGAVLMMIIDNGPNALLASTGITGVPLYIIGIVVAIAMGCGLGQLTGVLVTKGKLPPFIATLGMMKILRSVTQHFMQTNSPKVPTGFLQIASLKMGNLLIMPIIYWLVIAIILYIVSKKTAFGRYVYAVGSNERTAKLSGINVGKVKRKVYALIGMLVGVTAILQVSRIGSMDYANAGSGYEMDAIAAVIVGGVSMSGGKGSVMGAVLGMLIIAVMNNLLNLLGVPPFLREAFKGMIVIGAVLLQKKEEN; encoded by the coding sequence ATGGAAAAGACAAAAGTAAAGTTCAACTTTATAACATGGTTTAAGAAAAACTGGACGGAAAGCGCGCTGTTTAGCACAGGTGTTGCGTTGTTTGTCATGGTCATCTTGCAAACAGTCGCGCTGGGATTTGAATTTGATTCTTTTGGAGAATGGTTTGCGACCTGGGCTAATAACTGGATCAACATTTTGAGAAACAATGCAGGGGTTGGTATTGTAGCCCTTGGAATGGCATTTGTCATTATATCTGGTGGAATCGACTTGGCAGTTGGCTCGACGATGGTAGCTGTCGGTGCAGTTCTTATGATGATTATTGATAATGGACCGAATGCGCTTTTGGCATCAACGGGAATCACAGGTGTACCTTTATACATTATAGGTATCGTTGTAGCTATTGCTATGGGGTGTGGATTAGGCCAGTTGACAGGTGTTTTGGTAACCAAAGGAAAGTTGCCACCATTTATAGCAACGCTTGGGATGATGAAAATTTTACGAAGTGTTACTCAGCATTTTATGCAAACGAACTCACCAAAAGTACCCACCGGATTTTTGCAAATTGCAAGTTTAAAAATGGGAAATCTATTGATTATGCCCATCATATATTGGCTGGTTATCGCGATTATATTATATATTGTATCGAAGAAAACTGCTTTTGGTCGATATGTCTATGCGGTTGGTTCCAATGAGAGAACAGCAAAACTGTCAGGGATTAATGTAGGCAAAGTTAAGCGAAAAGTGTATGCCTTGATTGGTATGCTCGTAGGTGTAACAGCTATTTTGCAGGTGTCTAGAATCGGGTCTATGGACTATGCCAATGCTGGTAGTGGCTATGAGATGGATGCCATCGCGGCAGTTATTGTCGGTGGTGTATCTATGTCGGGTGGTAAAGGCTCAGTTATGGGCGCAGTCCTTGGTATGCTAATAATTGCAGTAATGAATAATTTATTGAACTTACTGGGTGTGCCTCCGTTTTTAAGAGAAGCATTCAAAGGTATGATTGTAATTGGAGCTGTATTGTTGCAGAAAAAAGAAGAGAATTAA
- a CDS encoding Gfo/Idh/MocA family oxidoreductase, whose amino-acid sequence MLKIGIVGAGGMGTVHYSNYKHIDHCEVVALVGFSEQDQIRSQEWNLPLYSSITEMITNQDIDVVDVCTPTFLHKDNVLESIGHKKHTIVEKPMTLSKADAQEMMEMAKKNNCLLFVAQVLQFTKEVGILRELVAKETFGKPLDAYFERLSASPQWAQGGWLFDKSKSGLLPFDLHIHDLDLIVSLFGKPEQVQVFGNKREESSYVEHYRMIYTYPKVNVVAEAAWFHASIPFRAQWRIVFENAVVIYDGSSLIAYPYQEDPIHYNIEDENLIATGINVPPTGWYYNELTHFLTCIEENKKTPYVSDEQLLSVLEVLEEINKNT is encoded by the coding sequence ATGTTAAAGATAGGTATTGTAGGGGCAGGAGGCATGGGGACAGTGCATTATAGTAATTATAAGCATATTGACCATTGTGAAGTTGTTGCCCTTGTAGGATTTAGCGAACAAGATCAGATTCGGTCACAAGAATGGAACCTTCCATTATATAGTTCTATAACAGAGATGATTACAAACCAAGACATAGATGTGGTCGATGTATGTACTCCCACTTTTTTACATAAGGACAATGTCTTAGAAAGTATAGGACATAAAAAGCATACGATTGTTGAAAAACCGATGACACTATCAAAGGCTGATGCTCAAGAAATGATGGAAATGGCAAAGAAAAACAACTGTCTGCTCTTTGTCGCTCAGGTGCTTCAATTTACCAAAGAAGTGGGTATCTTGCGAGAACTTGTTGCAAAAGAAACCTTTGGAAAGCCACTAGACGCATACTTTGAACGGCTGTCAGCAAGTCCTCAATGGGCGCAAGGAGGATGGCTCTTTGACAAGAGTAAAAGTGGATTGCTGCCTTTTGATTTGCATATACATGACCTGGATTTGATTGTCAGTCTTTTTGGAAAACCAGAACAGGTTCAAGTCTTTGGCAATAAACGTGAAGAATCTAGTTATGTAGAACATTATCGCATGATCTATACCTATCCAAAGGTTAATGTAGTAGCCGAAGCGGCATGGTTTCATGCAAGTATTCCATTTCGAGCACAGTGGAGGATTGTTTTTGAAAATGCAGTGGTTATTTATGATGGTTCATCGTTGATAGCATACCCCTATCAAGAAGATCCTATTCACTATAATATAGAAGATGAAAATCTGATTGCCACAGGGATTAATGTACCGCCAACAGGTTGGTATTATAATGAATTAACGCATTTTTTAACATGTATAGAAGAAAATAAAAAGACTCCTTATGTAAGTGATGAACAACTCCTGAGCGTACTTGAAGTACTCGAAGAGATTAATAAAAACACATAG
- a CDS encoding ABC transporter substrate-binding protein, with translation MKMKVLAYILVLAMAVAMLAGCGSKEVEETGGTGDTGEAVTETTTEPEGETETETETEPEAPAKEKMKIGILAPAVTHGWVAAVAYNAEARCKELSDEVDYKLYTSVNAEEMTTQLDDLRTWGAEAIVAFPQWQGMEVPIQSVIDSGIEVVNFDIAIDTEGVYRVSGDNEDMGVQGAKYIVDKIGTEGTVVVLNVPSAGSVSELREKGFVETMAEIAPDMELITYATAFTREDGLKDMSDILTANTKIDAVYSMDDETSIGVLQAITESGRTDIKVVTGGGGAQEYFNMMPENDDIWIESALYSPAMVKDAVDMAVSLLKGETVEPVKIIPTTIVDKDNYQEYLDENSPY, from the coding sequence ATGAAAATGAAAGTATTAGCGTATATCCTTGTATTGGCAATGGCAGTAGCGATGCTGGCAGGATGTGGATCAAAGGAAGTAGAAGAAACAGGGGGAACAGGGGACACAGGTGAAGCCGTTACAGAGACAACAACAGAACCAGAAGGGGAAACTGAAACTGAGACGGAGACAGAACCAGAAGCACCTGCAAAAGAAAAGATGAAAATTGGTATCTTAGCACCTGCAGTAACACATGGTTGGGTTGCAGCTGTAGCATACAATGCAGAAGCACGTTGTAAAGAGCTATCCGATGAAGTTGATTATAAGCTTTATACATCGGTCAATGCAGAAGAGATGACAACACAACTTGATGACTTAAGAACATGGGGAGCTGAGGCTATTGTCGCGTTTCCACAATGGCAGGGTATGGAAGTACCGATTCAGTCAGTTATTGATAGCGGGATTGAAGTCGTAAACTTTGACATCGCAATTGATACAGAAGGTGTATACCGTGTATCAGGAGATAATGAAGACATGGGTGTTCAAGGAGCAAAATACATCGTTGATAAAATCGGAACAGAAGGAACGGTTGTTGTACTTAACGTTCCATCCGCTGGATCAGTATCTGAGTTACGTGAAAAAGGATTCGTAGAAACAATGGCAGAGATTGCACCGGATATGGAGCTAATTACTTATGCGACAGCTTTTACTAGAGAAGATGGATTAAAAGATATGTCGGATATTTTAACAGCAAATACTAAAATTGATGCAGTATATTCCATGGATGATGAGACATCTATCGGTGTTCTTCAAGCGATTACTGAATCAGGACGCACAGATATTAAAGTTGTTACAGGTGGTGGTGGAGCGCAAGAGTACTTTAACATGATGCCTGAAAATGACGACATCTGGATTGAATCTGCACTTTATAGCCCGGCAATGGTTAAAGATGCGGTAGATATGGCAGTATCTCTATTAAAAGGGGAAACCGTTGAGCCAGTAAAAATTATTCCTACAACCATCGTTGATAAAGATAACTATCAAGAGTATTTGGACGAAAATTCTCCATACTAA
- a CDS encoding glycoside hydrolase family 13 protein translates to MSIQIPFEQMNRTQKMFTYFSTRQQILDEKAIFSDETENYRIPAEPSMNSPVVIRLRAAKNNLDHAYVCYQGECYAMDVISSDEYFDYYEYTLKVGEKLFTYFFKLTTGRLTIYYNKKGIMREPDHYFDFKIMPGFRTPNWAKNAVMYQIFVDRFNNSDPSNDVVDNEYMYINKPARRVTDWNKLPDQDGVGEFYGGDLKGVLEKLDYLKELGVDVIYFNPIFVSPSNHKYDTQDYDYVDPHYGVVIKDAQEVLDQADKDNNDAKKYITRTTETVNLEASNNLFANLVHEAHQRNMKVILDGVFNHCGSFNKWMDREKFYANSHNYPVGAYGAKSSPYYSFFHFHNKQAWPDNPYYDGWWGHDTLPKLNYEGSPKLYKYVMDIAKKWMSPPYDADGWRLDVAADLGYSKEFNHQFWKDFRREVKSVKPDAIIIAEHYGDPSDWLIHGDQWDTVMNYDAFMEPVSWFLTGMQKHSDEFREDLLGNHHSFFDAMKYNMARFHTQSLQVAMNQLSNHDHSRFLTRTNRTVGRTHTVGAEAANANVDFAVMKEAVVIQMTWVGAPTIYYGDEAGVAGWTDPDNRRTYPWGNENTELIALHRSLISLRKAIPALRTGSLKFLYGEYNVIAYGRFDDHDQVVVVINNNNHDKTVEIPVWEIGVSNSSVCQQVIETTREGHSTAAQKYNVKKGKIKVDLTQNSAKIFKCKHFSHDYE, encoded by the coding sequence ATGAGTATTCAAATACCATTTGAACAAATGAATCGTACTCAAAAAATGTTTACCTATTTTTCAACACGACAACAGATTCTTGATGAAAAAGCCATCTTTTCTGATGAAACGGAAAATTATCGCATACCGGCAGAACCATCGATGAATTCTCCGGTAGTGATACGCCTTCGTGCAGCAAAGAATAATCTTGATCATGCATATGTGTGCTATCAGGGCGAATGTTATGCAATGGACGTTATCTCATCAGATGAGTATTTTGACTATTATGAATATACACTTAAAGTGGGAGAAAAGCTCTTTACTTATTTTTTCAAGTTGACGACAGGTCGATTGACAATATATTACAATAAAAAAGGAATCATGCGTGAACCGGATCATTATTTTGATTTTAAAATCATGCCCGGATTTCGGACGCCTAATTGGGCAAAAAATGCAGTCATGTATCAAATCTTTGTGGATCGATTCAACAATTCAGATCCGTCTAATGATGTAGTAGATAATGAATATATGTATATCAATAAACCGGCCAGACGAGTAACCGATTGGAATAAACTACCCGATCAAGACGGAGTGGGTGAGTTCTATGGTGGAGACTTAAAGGGTGTCTTGGAAAAGTTGGATTATCTCAAAGAGCTTGGAGTGGATGTGATTTATTTTAACCCGATTTTTGTATCTCCATCTAACCATAAGTATGATACTCAAGATTATGACTATGTCGACCCGCACTATGGTGTGGTTATTAAGGATGCACAAGAAGTTCTTGATCAAGCTGATAAAGACAACAATGATGCAAAAAAATACATTACGCGTACAACGGAAACCGTGAATCTGGAGGCAAGTAATAACCTTTTTGCCAATCTGGTCCATGAGGCACATCAGCGTAATATGAAAGTTATCTTAGATGGTGTGTTCAATCATTGTGGCTCTTTTAATAAATGGATGGATCGTGAAAAATTCTATGCAAATTCTCACAACTATCCTGTTGGGGCATATGGTGCAAAAAGCAGTCCGTATTATTCTTTTTTTCACTTTCACAACAAACAAGCATGGCCGGATAATCCCTATTACGATGGATGGTGGGGACATGATACACTTCCTAAGCTTAACTATGAAGGATCGCCAAAACTCTATAAATATGTAATGGATATTGCTAAAAAATGGATGTCACCGCCATATGATGCAGATGGATGGCGTCTGGATGTTGCAGCTGATTTAGGATATAGTAAAGAGTTTAACCACCAGTTTTGGAAGGACTTTAGGCGAGAAGTTAAAAGTGTCAAACCGGATGCGATTATTATTGCTGAGCATTATGGAGATCCGTCGGATTGGTTGATTCATGGAGATCAGTGGGATACGGTGATGAATTATGATGCTTTTATGGAGCCGGTAAGCTGGTTCCTTACAGGAATGCAAAAACATAGTGATGAATTTAGAGAAGACCTTTTGGGTAATCATCATTCGTTTTTTGATGCGATGAAGTATAATATGGCAAGGTTTCACACTCAATCGTTGCAAGTGGCGATGAACCAGTTGTCAAACCACGATCATAGTCGGTTCTTGACTCGAACCAATCGTACTGTTGGGCGAACACACACCGTGGGTGCTGAGGCAGCCAATGCAAATGTGGATTTTGCAGTGATGAAAGAAGCGGTTGTAATTCAGATGACATGGGTTGGAGCGCCGACGATTTATTATGGAGATGAAGCTGGGGTTGCCGGATGGACAGATCCGGATAATCGCAGAACCTATCCGTGGGGCAATGAAAACACGGAGCTTATTGCACTACACCGTTCATTGATTAGTCTACGAAAAGCGATTCCGGCGCTACGAACCGGATCATTAAAATTCTTATATGGAGAATATAATGTAATCGCTTATGGACGGTTTGACGATCATGACCAGGTCGTTGTCGTTATTAATAACAACAATCATGATAAGACGGTGGAGATTCCGGTCTGGGAGATTGGAGTGAGTAATTCATCGGTTTGTCAGCAAGTGATTGAAACGACGCGAGAGGGACATTCAACGGCGGCGCAAAAATATAATGTAAAAAAAGGGAAAATAAAGGTTGACTTAACGCAAAATAGTGCTAAAATATTTAAATGTAAGCATTTTTCACATGATTATGAATAA
- a CDS encoding NAD(P)-dependent oxidoreductase, with the protein MKDKTVVLNGGLVNYDGKVDYGQIASQVIIHDTTPEDKIIERVQGFTVVVTKEMPLRGEVIRQFPESVKMICEAGTGYNNIDLEAAREKEIIVCNIPAYSTERVAHTAVLLMLSLASSMQKQMQMLAQGNHDNFHEHLMVDHVELNGKTLGVIGYGHIAKSLIKVAVALGMDVIVSTRTPRNDTAEVSFKSLEEVLKQSDFLSLNCPLNDGTRHMINAKTLAMMKPSSYLINTARGGLVDEKALIEALNQGTIAGAGLDVQEVEPLDDASALYRMDNVILTPHMGWRGLETRRRLVKLIGDNIKAFANGQPINRVDS; encoded by the coding sequence ATGAAGGATAAAACCGTCGTATTAAATGGAGGTCTGGTAAACTATGATGGGAAAGTTGACTACGGACAGATTGCATCCCAAGTCATCATCCATGATACGACACCAGAAGATAAAATTATAGAGCGTGTACAGGGATTTACAGTGGTTGTCACAAAAGAAATGCCGTTACGAGGTGAAGTGATTCGACAGTTCCCGGAGAGTGTTAAGATGATCTGTGAAGCGGGAACCGGATATAACAATATTGATCTAGAAGCGGCTAGGGAAAAAGAGATTATCGTATGTAATATTCCGGCATATAGCACAGAACGTGTTGCCCATACAGCGGTTTTATTGATGTTGAGTTTGGCTAGTTCCATGCAAAAACAGATGCAGATGCTGGCACAAGGCAATCATGACAACTTTCATGAACATCTGATGGTCGATCATGTTGAACTTAATGGCAAGACGCTAGGGGTTATCGGATATGGTCATATAGCAAAAAGCCTCATCAAGGTAGCTGTTGCATTAGGCATGGATGTCATCGTATCAACGCGTACGCCAAGAAACGATACTGCAGAGGTAAGTTTTAAGTCTTTGGAAGAGGTGCTTAAGCAGAGTGATTTTCTCTCGTTGAACTGCCCTCTTAATGATGGGACCCGACATATGATTAATGCCAAAACACTAGCTATGATGAAGCCTTCAAGCTACCTCATTAATACGGCTAGAGGAGGGCTTGTTGATGAAAAGGCATTGATAGAAGCGCTAAATCAAGGAACAATTGCCGGAGCAGGGCTAGATGTCCAAGAAGTAGAGCCACTAGATGATGCCAGTGCACTGTATAGGATGGATAATGTTATTCTTACACCACATATGGGGTGGCGAGGTTTAGAGACGCGTAGGCGTCTTGTAAAGCTGATTGGAGACAATATCAAGGCATTCGCTAATGGACAGCCGATTAATCGTGTAGATAGCTAA
- a CDS encoding LacI family DNA-binding transcriptional regulator produces MVENKITIEDVAKKANVSIATVSRVINNKNNVKAETKQRVVAVMEELNFSPKTPATLSDVNSNIILMCVPDFDNPFNGPVIEGIQKSARSEGYHVLLMQDLSHYAGRINYEEILKNNSIAGIIIFCSVPNSKFLEDLTFRCPVVMCSEHAENYNVSYVNIDDVKASTQAVNYLISTGCKKIGLINCNMNFKYARHREKGYRQALTAAGLPINPSWILHLSSVTYSVAYSNILHLLSQPDHPDAFFACSDVYAFAAINAAKKLGFRVPEDISVVGFDNVYLSTMSDPPITTIEQPSYQLGLQACELLLEKIKFPQVPNKHIILETELIVRGSTKL; encoded by the coding sequence ATGGTTGAAAATAAAATCACTATTGAAGACGTTGCCAAAAAGGCAAATGTATCTATAGCTACAGTATCTAGAGTTATCAATAATAAAAATAATGTCAAAGCAGAGACCAAGCAACGTGTTGTAGCCGTCATGGAAGAGTTGAATTTTTCTCCAAAAACACCGGCTACGCTTTCTGATGTCAACAGCAACATTATATTAATGTGCGTTCCGGACTTTGATAATCCTTTTAATGGTCCTGTCATTGAGGGGATTCAAAAATCCGCACGTTCTGAAGGCTATCATGTACTCCTCATGCAAGATTTGAGCCACTATGCAGGCAGAATAAATTATGAGGAGATATTAAAAAATAATTCCATTGCTGGAATTATTATTTTCTGCTCTGTTCCAAATTCAAAGTTTTTAGAGGACTTGACCTTCCGTTGTCCTGTGGTCATGTGCTCTGAGCATGCCGAAAATTATAACGTGTCTTATGTGAACATCGATGATGTCAAGGCTTCAACTCAAGCCGTCAATTATCTAATTTCAACTGGTTGCAAAAAAATCGGATTGATTAATTGTAATATGAATTTTAAGTACGCAAGACACCGAGAAAAAGGATATCGCCAAGCTTTGACAGCTGCCGGACTTCCGATTAACCCTTCTTGGATTCTCCACCTGTCTTCTGTTACTTACAGTGTGGCTTATTCAAACATTCTTCACCTTTTAAGTCAACCTGATCACCCGGATGCTTTTTTCGCTTGTTCTGACGTCTATGCTTTTGCTGCAATCAATGCTGCGAAAAAATTGGGCTTTAGGGTTCCAGAAGATATCTCCGTTGTCGGATTTGACAATGTATATCTATCAACCATGTCCGATCCGCCCATTACAACAATCGAACAGCCAAGCTACCAGCTCGGTCTCCAAGCGTGTGAATTGTTATTAGAAAAAATCAAGTTTCCACAGGTGCCCAACAAACACATCATTTTGGAGACAGAACTCATCGTACGTGGATCAACCAAACTATAA